The Candidatus Neomarinimicrobiota bacterium region GCTAATTCCCTTTTTCATGAACAAACAATCTAAGTCCTAGAAACAAAAAAGCCCCGCCGCAATTTGCGGAGAGGCTTTTTATTCATTTTATGAATGATGAGTTATTTAGTTGTTTCCGTCGTCATCCTTATCATCACCTTCGTCACCAACCTCCATAGCGGCCTGCATAGCTTCTTCAGGTGTACCACCATTTGCTAATACATCATCAAAAGCGGATTTTGCTTCTGCTTTGCCTTCTTGGAATTCCTCTTCTGTCATTTCACAATCATCACATTCAACTTCCATTTGATAGAAAACTGCTGCAACTGCTTCAAATGCATCATCAGGTGTGCCACCATTTTGCATTGTATTCATGAAAGCTTGTTGAAAAGGATCTGGGCCTTGTTGGTCGTCATCACCGCCACAGCCACAATCTACAGGATTGCCGTCAGCATCATGATCCCATGTTGCGTAGGGGCCATCTTCTGGTTGACCGTCACCATCAGAATCTAACCAGTATTCACCATGGCCTTCGCACATGGCTCCACAGTTACCATCCCAATGGTTGGTTGGTGCCGGAGGGCCTTGGTGGTCACCGTCACCTGTCATATCACCTGTCATATCACCTGTCATATCACCTGTCATATCGCCATCATGATGATGGTTTTGCCAGTCTTCATCGGAGTTCCCTACAAAGTCACAGCCTTCGTGACCGCAATGGCCATGTTGTTGATTTCCGTCACCACTAAAGATATGATCGCATTGGTCGCAATGACCATGTTGATCGTTATCACCGGAAAATACGAATTCACATTTATCACAGTGACCATGATGATCACCCTCACCAGCGAAAGCATATCCACAGACATCACAAGTGGGTTGACCTTGATCATTGCCTTGGTCGGCGGCAGCGGCTACAAATTCTGCTTCATCAACTACGCCATCTTCTCCGGCATAATCATCAAAACCAGCATCGAATCCTGGATCATCGTTGCCTTCTTTATCCTGGCCAAAAAATGCGCGCGCTTCTTCCCGGTCAATTCCACCATCACCATTGGCATCAACATCGCCAAAAGCTGGTGGCCCTTGTCCGTCGCCACATGGTTCACCGACGTCATAGGCGCCATTGCCATTACAGTCGTTATAGTTTGCACAACCACCCTCAGGGCCGGGATCGGCTTCTGAGTAAGTTGCATTTGGATCACAGGGTGGAGGACCAGTTGGTGGACCACCTTGAGTACCGTCTTGAGCCAAAGCAAAAGACAAGATCACTATCCCTGTTAACATTAACTTGATTATTTTCATTTCATCCTCCTTGATGAGTTAGTTATTTGATTACTGATCAAGTATTTCCCCGCATAAGTCCCGAAACTTATTCTATTTTGAAAAATTATCACGTGATGGAGCTCACACTATCTCCTACTTTGAATTAACCGGCCCAATTCCGCCGTTGACCGATTGAATTCCTGTTCAAATGAACCGTAATAATCATTCACTTCATAAAAATATTTGGCTGCGTCTCGATCGACAACATGATTGTTGCTCAAAAGCACATCCGGTGATGGGAATAGAATTTCAATACCTGGTTTAAAGTATTGTAAGGTTAACTCAAAATCGGGATTCATCTCAAGAACCTTTTTCATTACCAACACATTGTATAATCGCCGCTCATCTTTTTCCCGCGAGACTAAAATAGTAAATATATCATCGGCGGAATTGACACCACGCTTATTTAAATCTTTTAATATATTTTTATATGAATCAGTTAGACTGATATACTGGGCGGCGGCAGTGGGTCGTACAAATGGTTTTGCTACTGTCGCCTTACCTTTTATGGCATAACTGAGTTGAAGCGCTTGTCCCTCCGGTATATTTCGGATATCATTCGCTAAAGGGGTCACTTTAAAACCAGCTGGATCAGCTACTGATTCGAGGAAGTAAATCACTTTATCCGGATCAATGTATTTGTAATACCCCAATCGTTCGATTACATCTATCAGCATTCGACGGACTAAAATATTTTCCCCAGGGACTTTTCCTTCAATCAGACTTTTATAGGGATCACGAACCATGAGTGTTTTATCTTTTTCAGCCCGTTTATTTACTTCATCCTTAATATCTTTAAATACCGGACTTTCATAAATAAAGCTTAAATCAAATACATCTGAATGTTGAATCCTGTAAGAGTTGGGAAAAGAACGGTTACCAAAAGCATTAAACAATTCTGAATCTTGAGGAACGACACGACTGAAATTGTCTTCACTCTCAGTAATGATATGGGGCGTTATAACAACAATAACTTCTTTTTTTACTGTCTGTTCAGATGAAACTGCAAAAAACCTACCGATAATAGGCAAATCTTTTAGAACCGGTACGCCACCCTCATTCTCCGTGGTTTTTTTATTAATTAATCCACCAATTATAAATGGTGTATTATTAGCCACCCTAACAAATGATTGCACTTTCCTGTTATTAATGATTGGCGCTGATTCCACATTTCCACTGGTAGCCGCACCAATTCGTTCTTCCGTTTCACTAATGATTGTTTCAACCTGAATAGTAACACGGGAACCATCTTCACTGATCCTTGGACGCAAATTTAAAACAATGCCAACGGGGATATAGTCCACCGACTTGGTTGTTGAAATCTGTGTATCGGTCGTTTTAACAATTGGGATTTGTTGCCCTACTTGAATTCGCGCCTGACGCCCATCCAAAACGAGTACGGAAGGTTTGGATAAAATTTCGGCAGCTTTGTTGCTGATTAGTGCATCAATATTTGCTCGGAAATTGGATGCGCTCCCCAAAAGTGTACGATCCAGTACAACAGTGAAGGGCGAAATCGAACCACCTTGGGGCGGTGGGAATGTGGCCGAATATCCTTGCCCAGCATTTGAAAAGTCAATTCCCAATTCATCCAATTGATCGGAATTCAATTCAAGAACCAATGCTTCAATAACAATTTGATTGGCGGGAACATCAATTTTATTTTGGATCAAATCGATGAGTTTTGCCAGTGAATTAAAATCTCCCGGTTTAAAACCAACCAAAAGGCGCTGCATGGGGTCGCCACTGGTTGTATTATCTAAAGTAACACCTCCGAGATCCACACCCAAAGCGGACTTTTTACTCGATGATTTAGCTTTACTTTTTTCAATTAATGAAACGGTCTCAGTGTCGGGTAATTTAATTATTATCGGCAATGCATTTGGAGCATTCAAGTCAGAATTCTTATTTAAAAATTGCGGTGAAAAATTATTTTGGCCTGCAATTTCACCTTTACCCGCTTTGAATTCTACAACTGAATATCCTAAGGTTTTTAAAATCGCTAAAGCGCGATCGGTCTCGATATAACTCAGTTTAATTACTTCAAAATCCAAATCCCTAAATGAATTTAAAGCACCGACGGTGGATCTTTTTTGGATATTAGCCGGAGGGCGTCTATTCACAGAAGCAGGAGGGCGCTGTTGCCCAATAAGGATAGAAAAAATAATAAATAGATAAACGAATGGTCTTTTCATCTGGGCACTACCATATTTACAGGAAGGGAAACTGACATACCATCAAAAACCACTGAAACGTGGCCTTTTTCTTTAAAGTCATAATATTCTTTTTTGGTACTGTTATATTTATATGTTGGAAGGAAAAACGCTAACACCTCAAAAGTGGATCCCTTTTCATCATCCAAGGCAACAATAATGTTTGATGCGGAGGTGAAACCATGAACGTCAATTGAACCACCCACTTGATCCATAATCATTTTTGTTGAAATATAATCACTAATGGAGTCTTTATGGACTTTACGCTCAACCTTTGCTGTGAGTTTGATACTGTCATCCAGGCGGACAATTTCATCAGAAATACTTAAATTAATGGTGAATTCCGTATTGCTGGTAGAAACAGACTTTGCCGTATCAATGATATTGTCGCCACAGGATAGTAAGCATAAAGCTAGTACCGCAAGTGCCACTTTTTTCATTAATCGTTCATTTATAACATTTATAGACAGAACGCTCATATTATATATAGTTAGTTTTCATCCATTATCCTCGGAAACAACGTACCTAAAGTGTAAACTATTTCTTGGATTAAAGTAAACACTTTTTAATCATTCTCTAATCTTTATAATTAAAGGATAATTTAGGTTCATGTCTTGTGATTCTATATAATCTCAAATAACTTCATCACAGTATATGTTCTATAGTATCATAAAAATTCCACAGACTCGGGGTTAAAATGCCAAAAAAGAAAAAAGCAAAAATCCTTGTTCTCGATACGAATGTCATCCTCCATGACTCAAGTTGTATTCACCATTTTGAAGAAAACGATGTGGCCATTCCCATTACAGTTCTGGAGGAATTAGACAATTTCAAACGTGGTAATGAGCAGATCAATTTCCATGCCAGAGACTTTTTAAGAGATTTGGATGAAATAACAGGGGACAATTTATTTAAGCAAGGCGTTTCTCTTGGCCAGGATCGTGGCAAGATCAGGATTGTAGTGAACCAAACCTGGGATGAAGATCTCATTGAAGTTTTTCGCGACGATATTCCTGATATCCGAATCCTGAATACGGCCATGCGATTACAAAAGTTGGAGAAGACTACTTCCGTAATTCTTGTCACTAAAGATACAAACCTGCGGATGAAAGCCAAGGCTTTGGGAATTTTAGCCCAAGATTACACTACAGATAAAATTGAAAGCGTCGATAAAATATATACAGGCAGGCGAACAGTTGAAAATCTACCAACGAAAATAATCGATTCACTTTATGCCAATCCCTTTCATGTTGATGGCGATAAAATTCCTGAAGTTACTTCTCCCCTTCCCAATGAGAATTTTATCCTGAGGAATGAACATAAATCGGCCCTTGCTACTTATGATAGCATAGAAAACCAATTTCACAAGATTGATAAAACACCCGCTTACGGCATTACGCCTCGCAATTCTGAACAAGCTTTTGCGTTGGCTGCCCTTATTAATCCTAAGATTCAACTGGTCACACTATCAGGAAAAGCGGGAACGGGAAAAACACTTTTGGCTTTGGCCGGCGCATTGGAAGCCCGTTCACAGTTCCGACAAATATACCTGGCGAGACCGATTGTACCCTTGAGTAATAAAGATATCGGCTATCTCCCGGGGGATATTCAATCCAAGATTGACCCCTATATGCAACCGTTATGGGATAACTTGGGTGTGATACGCCACCAATTCAAAGGGAATGATCCTAAATCACAAAAAATAAATGAAATGATAGAAGAAGATAAACTGGTGATTACGCCACTTGCATATATCCGTGGCCGCAGTCTTCAGAAAGTTTTTTTCATCGTAGATGAAGCCCAAAATCTTACACCCCATGAAGTTAAAACAATAATCACCCGGGCAGGGGAAGGAACCAAAATTGTATTTACCGGTGACATCAACCAGATTGACCAGCCTTATCTTGATAAATTGTCCAATGGATTGAGTTATTTAATCAACCGTATGACCAATCAAAAAATCTTTGCCCATATTACATTAGAAAAAGGAGAAAGGTCTTATTTGGCTGATTTGGCCAGTGACCTATTATAAGCATGACTGACATCAATCAACTTAATGATGAAAATTCTTTGAATTACAATTTGGATTCGTTCGGTTTAATTACGTTAGATAAACTGGTGAAATGGACCAAGTTTGTGGGTATCATGAATATCATCACCGGTGCCATTTATTGCCTGTCGATCCTGCTTTTTGCAATCCCTACTTTTATCATGGGTGTCATAACCATCGTCATGGGAACTAAGTTAACCAATGCGGCCAATCACCTCCAATTTGCTATCCAAAATAAAGATGACGTCAGTTTTACGAATGCCATGGATCATTTTCGATCTTATTTCCTCATCAATGGAATTTTATTGATTATTACATTTGCATTCATTGCCCTGTGTTTGATCTTTTTCAGTTTCTTTTTTGGCTCAATTATGGATCTAATAAACGATAGTGGATTTGATTATACAGTCAAATCTATCATTGCTAGAATCTGACTGAACACACTTTGAAATTTTTAAAGAAATTTATTAACATTAAACAGGGTGAGGCCAAAATGGTCCTTACCTTTTTCTTTTTCTCTTTCTTCACCGTAGCCATGGCCATGGTAGCCAAAACGGCAAGAGATGCTTATTTCTTAAGCCGTTTTGAAAAGTCTATTTTGCCCCTCATGTTTTTGGCTGTTGCTATAGTGCTTGCCCCAATCCTCACCTACTATACCAACCTTTCTAAAAAATTGACACCGCGGGTTCTTTTCGCCATGACATGTGCCATATTTGCCAGCTCATTAATTCTAGTTCAACCTATGATCACAGGCTTTGTAATTCCTGTTGTGTATATATGGGTTGAAGTTGTGGTGGGTATTATGCTGATCCAATTCTGGACATTTGCAGGTAACTCATTCGAGCCACAACAAGCAAAACGACTGTTCAGTATCATCGGTGGTGGTGGCTCTTTTGCTATCATGATTATAGGAATGAATCTTAAACCATTTGTTAGTGCTTTTGGTACGGATGAATTATTGTTTCTTGCGGCAGGCTTTTTGGGATTAGCAGCTTTTTTTGGTCTAAAATCTATGCAATATTTCAAAAAGGAGCCGGTTAAAAAAGGTGCAACAAAATCCTCTCAAAAAAATGGGGAAAAGAAAAAAGGGAAACCGGATCCATTTTTAATAGGCATTGGAACTATCGTTGCTCTTTCTGCTGTTGTGACTACCTTAGTGGATTACCAATTTAAAATTATCGCTAGTTCTTCTTTCCCCAGTGAAGCTGAATTGGTTTCATTCTTTGGCACATTTTACTCCATCGCCGGGGCAGCCTCAATTATAATGCAGTTTTTTATCACCGGCCCTGTGCTTTCTAGATTTGGTATCCTAATTGGATTGCTGATACTACCATTTTTCCTCGTTGCAGGCGTAACGTCAGTTTTAATCGCTCCGATTCTTATGAGCGCCAGCATTGCCAAATTTTCTGATCAAACTTTTAAGTTTACGATAAACGTTTCTTCAATGGAATTGCTGTGGCTTCCCGTTCCTGCTAATATTCGAAAAACTATAAAACCGCAAGTGAGTGGTACAGTAAAATCCATATCAGAAGGCTTCGGAGGATTGGTCACTTTTTTTCTGGTTAAAATTATTGCACTCCAATACTTAAGTATCATTTCACTTGGTGCAATTGCGGTGTGGATTTTAACCGCCATCAAAGTGAAGTCCGGATATGTTGAGCAATTGCAGACAGCCATTGCCAAAAGACAGATCGATTTTGAAGACTTGAATGTAGATGTTCAGGACGCAGCTATGGTGAAAACGATTGAAGAAACCCTTTCTTCAGATGATGAGATTAAGCAGCTTTTTGCACTGGAGATTATTGAAGGATTACCCTTGGCCTCCTGGAAAAAATCTATCAATCATTTATTTTTTGAGGGCAGTGTTGAAGTTCGAAAACGCATTTTATCCATGGCTTGGGATGAAGAATCCATATTATCCAATGATGATATCATTGAGGCAATGAAGAAAAACGATGAAGTTTCTGAAGAAGCTATTATGGTCGTGGGCCGACGAAAGCTCACAAATGTATTGCCAGATTTGGAACCACTACTTACAAATGAGTCCCAGAAAATTCGTGCGGTTTCCGCAGCAGCAATCCTTCATTTTGAGACTGGGCCGTCAAAGCGGGCTGAATCGATTCTAAATGAAATGCTGGATAGTGATGATGAATTGGTACAAGCCACTGCCTTAAAACGATTGGTTCATAATGATAGTATACTGCCCCAAGATAAACTGATACATTTTCTTGAGAATGAAGGCCCTTTGATTAGCAACGTGGCATTGACGATTGCAGGAAAACGGAATGAACCCGAATTAGTCCCGGCGATCATTTCTAATCTGAATTTTCCGAAAACCAGCCTCCAAGCACGTCTGATGCTCAATAAATTTTCTGATGACTTAATAATGGAAGAATTCCAAAAATTAATCGCATCTCCGAATTTAAGCCGAAAACTTCGCCTTGGGATTATCCGTACCCTTCGTGAATACCCCAATGACCAAACAATTGATATACTACTATTGCTATTGAATCGTGAAGATCAAGATGTATATAATGAGGTGGTTGATTCCTTATTGGCCGTAGCTCGGGCCCATTCAATCAGCGAAGATAAAAAGGCGGAAATTGAGAAAGAAATCCAGGCAATGGCACGTAAAGTTTATGCCCTGAATGAAGCCATAAAATTGATCCCCGATGACGATAACAAATTCCTCATGCACGACCACTTAAATAATGAGATTCAAAACACATTACCGACCTTATTAAAACTTGGTGTCATGGATGTACCTGACACACCAATTGAAACTTATATCCATACAGTAAAGTCCGGAGATCCAGCCAAACTGCCCTTTTTACTCGAATTTTTTGAAAATATTTTTTCCCTTGAAGAACGAGAAATTATCAACCCCCTCATTGAAAGAATTTCTTTAGAAGAAAGAAGCGAAGTGGGTCACAGTAAATTTAAGAATCTTCCTCATAACCTTGAGAGCGAATTGACAGAATCTGTTTATTCACCCAATAAATGGGAGTCGGTGATTGCTCTAGATTATTTATTAAAATCAGAAAAAATAGAGGTACTTCAAGGGTTGGATTGGGATAATGTTCCTGCATCAAAAGCTAATCAGGAACTACTTACAAGAAGAATCCAAAAAAATGGTACGAACCTTGATTTCATTCCTACAGAACGTTTTAAATTAGAGGCTATTGAGTTAAGCATGTATTCCACATTAGAAAAAACAATTATTCTGAAATCCGTTGATTTGTTCAAAACAATCCCGGCGGAGAACTTATCCCGCGTCGCCCAAATTACTGATGAAGTGCAGTACGATGCCAATTCACCCATTTTCGCCGAAGGGGATTATGGTGACTCTCTATTTATTGTTGTGGATGGGAATGTGAAAATTCACAAAGGTGAGCAGGAATTAGCCATGCTAGGGAAAGGCACTTGCCTCGGTGAGATGGCACTTTTGGATGATGAACCACGGTCAGCAGATGCAACCGTAACAGAAGATTCAACTTTATTTAAAATCGAACAAGAAGGATTTTATGAAGTAATGGGTAGCCAAAGCGATATTATGGAAGGCATTATTAAATTGCTCACTGGCCGCCTACGTGTGGCCAATGAAAAACTCATGTCTAAATAAAATTTGGATGCTATTGAAAACTAGGGACTAATCTTTTTTCGGAAGAATTTTTCCCAGCTTTTCTTCCGTTTTTTCTTCTACTTTTTTCACCACTGACTCCTTTGCTTTTTCGCCTGCTTCTGATGCCTTTCCTTTTAGGGTTTCAACTCCAGATTGCACCCCTTCTTTCAATGATTCAACACTGACTTCCTGTCCTGTATAAATCATATAGGCTACCCAGAGAACAAGAATGGCACTCACCACCATAACCAGTTTAATTAGTTTTTTAATGACGCCCAGTAAAATGATAATAGCTAGAACAACTGCCACCGCCATATATATTGGATTTGATGCTAACATTTCAATCGATTGATCCATTATTCTTTTTCTTTCAATTTTCGTCGATTTATCCTGCCCGATTTCTGTTCGTACTCATGAATGAAATTCATCACACGTTCATCATCAGGCATTTCAAATTTCATCGTGTCGATCCGTCCGGATTTTGAGACTACATCCTTGCCATTGATTATCAATTCGGCAATACCTACATAGTATCCTTCTTTCCCGGCTTGGACAATTAAAGTACCATTCACTTCTTCAGGTTTATCCAAGGGGGATTGACTGTGAGAACCCACAATTACATGGAGTCCCTCTATTTTATCCGCCAAGGCATAATCTAAATCCGCACCTTGGTGGGTCAGTAAAATGAAAATATCTGTTCCGTCCACAAGTTTTTCCATCTCTGCTTTAATAGCCTCTACGGGATCCTTCAACACAATATGATCTTTTTGTTCAGGGGTATAATACTTAACAGCGTATGGATCCATAATTCCCAGGATTGCAATTTTTATTCCGTCCTTTTCAACTATATGAGAGGCAATAATATTATCGACACCTTCTAAAAAAATGTTTGTTCCTACCACATTAATATTCATCATATCGTACAAGCGGTTGATCTGTTTCGGAGACATGGTCAATTCCTGGTCCCCTGGGAGGATGGCATCATAGGGCAAAAGGCCATAGGCTTCAGCCAAAAGACTATCTTTGAATGATTGGTGTGTCATGGTAAACATATCGCCCGCATCTACCAAAATTGAATTGGGATGGGAGCTGATAAAATTATTAATAAAAACTGTTCGCTTTTCAACTGCACCAAAGGGATGATCCGGGCAATAACAATTTTCCAGTGCCCCATTGGTATTATTGGTATGGAGAATATAGAGTATTTTTTCTTGCGCAAAAATACTCGCAGTTAGAAAGACGGCCAGAATTAGACGAAATCTGGATGGTTTTACATGTCCCATCATATCTAAAATTGGGAGTAATGAAGCCTTTAATCAAAACACTTTTATTTACAATTCCACTTTTTGCACAATACCCGGCAGATTCACTTTTTAGCGCTCCTGATACCTCCCCACTCCAAAAAATATTTCTCTACCCAATTACCAAATGGCAGCGGTTTTCTTATAATGAGTCCTCCTTAAATTGTCAATTTGCACCAAGTTGTTCCAATTATGGTGCCCAAGCAATTCACACCCATGGCACGGTTAAAGGACTTTTTATGACGTCTGACCGAATCATTCGCTGCAATGCTAACGCCTTTTTTTATCATCAAAAAATGGGTGGTCAGTTTCATTCTGATGGAAGATTGATTGATCCTATTAATTATAATTCCACAATTCATTCCCCTAAATCACCGGTTCTTGCGGCAGGGTTATCCATGGTAATTCCAGGATTGGGTAGAGCCTTTGCAGGGAGACCTATGGATGGATTCTATGGTTTCCTTTTGTCTGCATTGTCTATAAGTGCCGGTGTAAAATCGATAAAAAGAGAAAGTATTTTTGCACCACTTTATGTGGGAATGGCTGTCACCATTTATGGTGGTGAAGTGTATGGTGCTTACAGAACAGCAAAATATTATCAGCCTTAGAGTTTTATGTATTTATAGTAATATTTTATGTATTACATAAAATATTTTACTTGTTACGATGATTTTAGTTTATTATACTCCACCGACAAATAAAAGGAATTCATTCAACTTACCATGCCAATTATTACAAATCTAGATGTGATGCTTGCCAAACGAAAAATGTCACTGACGCAACTTTCCAAGGCAATTGGACTTTCTCTGACCAATTTGTCCTTGTTAAAAAATGGAAAAGTCAGGGGCATTCGATATGAAACATTGGAGAAAATCTGTATTGTATTGAACTGCCAACCGGGCGACATCCTTGAATACAGAGCCGATGATGATGGATTTAGTTCGAATGAATAATTTTCAACAACTAAAAGAAAGAGGTCTAAAATGATTCAATCACTCCTAAATGGCGGACCATTTATGATGGTCCTATTGATATTGTTTGCCGCAATATTATTTATTGCAGTAAAAAATATGAAAGAACCTTACCACACAAACGGCATTATTCTCTTGGGCATATTAACCGCATTTATGGGAATTTTCGCTACTTGGATTGGCGTAAATAGTGCTTTAAATGCAATTCCCGACATATCAAAAATTGCACCTCATATTTTATTAAACGGTGTAAATACTGCACTAATAACTACCTTTACCGGCGGTGTGATTCTTCTCATTTCAACTGCCATTTGGTATTACTTCATTAAAAAACATAATTTGCTGGTGGTATAAAATAAATCGCAGTTGTGAGGGTACATTTTATTTTAACTCAGGATTAACCACCGTATTTTCCGTCGCAATTTTTGCACAATAAGTACGCCAGTGTAGCTCAGGGGTAGAGCAGTTCTTTCGTAA contains the following coding sequences:
- a CDS encoding cyclic nucleotide-binding domain-containing protein, giving the protein MVLTFFFFSFFTVAMAMVAKTARDAYFLSRFEKSILPLMFLAVAIVLAPILTYYTNLSKKLTPRVLFAMTCAIFASSLILVQPMITGFVIPVVYIWVEVVVGIMLIQFWTFAGNSFEPQQAKRLFSIIGGGGSFAIMIIGMNLKPFVSAFGTDELLFLAAGFLGLAAFFGLKSMQYFKKEPVKKGATKSSQKNGEKKKGKPDPFLIGIGTIVALSAVVTTLVDYQFKIIASSSFPSEAELVSFFGTFYSIAGAASIIMQFFITGPVLSRFGILIGLLILPFFLVAGVTSVLIAPILMSASIAKFSDQTFKFTINVSSMELLWLPVPANIRKTIKPQVSGTVKSISEGFGGLVTFFLVKIIALQYLSIISLGAIAVWILTAIKVKSGYVEQLQTAIAKRQIDFEDLNVDVQDAAMVKTIEETLSSDDEIKQLFALEIIEGLPLASWKKSINHLFFEGSVEVRKRILSMAWDEESILSNDDIIEAMKKNDEVSEEAIMVVGRRKLTNVLPDLEPLLTNESQKIRAVSAAAILHFETGPSKRAESILNEMLDSDDELVQATALKRLVHNDSILPQDKLIHFLENEGPLISNVALTIAGKRNEPELVPAIISNLNFPKTSLQARLMLNKFSDDLIMEEFQKLIASPNLSRKLRLGIIRTLREYPNDQTIDILLLLLNREDQDVYNEVVDSLLAVARAHSISEDKKAEIEKEIQAMARKVYALNEAIKLIPDDDNKFLMHDHLNNEIQNTLPTLLKLGVMDVPDTPIETYIHTVKSGDPAKLPFLLEFFENIFSLEEREIINPLIERISLEERSEVGHSKFKNLPHNLESELTESVYSPNKWESVIALDYLLKSEKIEVLQGLDWDNVPASKANQELLTRRIQKNGTNLDFIPTERFKLEAIELSMYSTLEKTIILKSVDLFKTIPAENLSRVAQITDEVQYDANSPIFAEGDYGDSLFIVVDGNVKIHKGEQELAMLGKGTCLGEMALLDDEPRSADATVTEDSTLFKIEQEGFYEVMGSQSDIMEGIIKLLTGRLRVANEKLMSK
- a CDS encoding PhoH family protein, with the translated sequence MPKKKKAKILVLDTNVILHDSSCIHHFEENDVAIPITVLEELDNFKRGNEQINFHARDFLRDLDEITGDNLFKQGVSLGQDRGKIRIVVNQTWDEDLIEVFRDDIPDIRILNTAMRLQKLEKTTSVILVTKDTNLRMKAKALGILAQDYTTDKIESVDKIYTGRRTVENLPTKIIDSLYANPFHVDGDKIPEVTSPLPNENFILRNEHKSALATYDSIENQFHKIDKTPAYGITPRNSEQAFALAALINPKIQLVTLSGKAGTGKTLLALAGALEARSQFRQIYLARPIVPLSNKDIGYLPGDIQSKIDPYMQPLWDNLGVIRHQFKGNDPKSQKINEMIEEDKLVITPLAYIRGRSLQKVFFIVDEAQNLTPHEVKTIITRAGEGTKIVFTGDINQIDQPYLDKLSNGLSYLINRMTNQKIFAHITLEKGERSYLADLASDLL
- a CDS encoding type II secretion system protein GspD; this translates as MKRPFVYLFIIFSILIGQQRPPASVNRRPPANIQKRSTVGALNSFRDLDFEVIKLSYIETDRALAILKTLGYSVVEFKAGKGEIAGQNNFSPQFLNKNSDLNAPNALPIIIKLPDTETVSLIEKSKAKSSSKKSALGVDLGGVTLDNTTSGDPMQRLLVGFKPGDFNSLAKLIDLIQNKIDVPANQIVIEALVLELNSDQLDELGIDFSNAGQGYSATFPPPQGGSISPFTVVLDRTLLGSASNFRANIDALISNKAAEILSKPSVLVLDGRQARIQVGQQIPIVKTTDTQISTTKSVDYIPVGIVLNLRPRISEDGSRVTIQVETIISETEERIGAATSGNVESAPIINNRKVQSFVRVANNTPFIIGGLINKKTTENEGGVPVLKDLPIIGRFFAVSSEQTVKKEVIVVITPHIITESEDNFSRVVPQDSELFNAFGNRSFPNSYRIQHSDVFDLSFIYESPVFKDIKDEVNKRAEKDKTLMVRDPYKSLIEGKVPGENILVRRMLIDVIERLGYYKYIDPDKVIYFLESVADPAGFKVTPLANDIRNIPEGQALQLSYAIKGKATVAKPFVRPTAAAQYISLTDSYKNILKDLNKRGVNSADDIFTILVSREKDERRLYNVLVMKKVLEMNPDFELTLQYFKPGIEILFPSPDVLLSNNHVVDRDAAKYFYEVNDYYGSFEQEFNRSTAELGRLIQSRR
- a CDS encoding helix-turn-helix transcriptional regulator, translated to MPIITNLDVMLAKRKMSLTQLSKAIGLSLTNLSLLKNGKVRGIRYETLEKICIVLNCQPGDILEYRADDDGFSSNE
- a CDS encoding membrane protein insertion efficiency factor YidD produces the protein MKPLIKTLLFTIPLFAQYPADSLFSAPDTSPLQKIFLYPITKWQRFSYNESSLNCQFAPSCSNYGAQAIHTHGTVKGLFMTSDRIIRCNANAFFYHQKMGGQFHSDGRLIDPINYNSTIHSPKSPVLAAGLSMVIPGLGRAFAGRPMDGFYGFLLSALSISAGVKSIKRESIFAPLYVGMAVTIYGGEVYGAYRTAKYYQP